A region of Lycium barbarum isolate Lr01 chromosome 1, ASM1917538v2, whole genome shotgun sequence DNA encodes the following proteins:
- the LOC132606535 gene encoding CBL-interacting serine/threonine-protein kinase 11 — translation MRSPMPEKPLFGKYELGKVLGCGAFAKVYHARDINNGQSVAIKVINKINISNKDSTLPTKHIEREITILRQLRHPYIVKLYEVLATKTKIYFVMEYVKGGELFTQISNKGKFNEDISRKCFQQLISAVNYCHSRGIYHRDLKPENILLDENGDIKVSDFGLSATTEQIQSFDGLLHTVCGSPAYVAPEILTIKGYDGAKTDIWSCGIILYVMVAGYFPFYDQNLMLMYKKIYKGEFRCPRWMSSDVKRILSRLLDINPATRITIEEIIRDPWFRKGLKFIKFSEEEEIKSNSLSNCLNAFDIISFSPGLDISRLFRSNNSVDDLERTVVEESPESVIEKIKELAKKEKFRLKRKKEWGVEMIGQNGKLTMSLDVYRLTEQLVVVEVQKSGGDGDLYKDVWRNKLKPVILGQQIAEIQVSES, via the coding sequence ATGCGTTCACCGATGCCGGAAAAGCCATTATTCGGTAAATATGAGCTTGGAAAGGTACTCGGATGTGGCGCATTCGCTAAAGTGTACCACGCTAGAGACATCAACAATGGCCAAAGTGTTGCAATCAAAGTAATAAACAAGATCAATATTTCCAACAAAGACAGTACTCTTCCGACCAAACACATCGAACGCGAGATCACCATTTTACGCCAACTACGCCACCCTTACATCGTCAAACTCTATGAAGTGCTCGCCACAAAGACGAAGATTTACTTCGTCATGGAATACGTCAAAGGAGGAGAATTATTCACGCAAATTTCCAATAAGGGAAAATTCAACGAGGATATCAGCCGCAAATGCTTCCAGCAACTGATATCCGCGGTTAATTACTGCCATTCACGTGGTATTTACCACCGTGATTTAAAACCGGAAAATATTCTATTAGATGAAAACGGAGATATCAAAGTCTCCGATTTCGGTCTCAGTGCCACAACTGAACAAATTCAATCATTCGACGGGCTTCTACATACAGTTTGCGGATCTCCAGCTTACGTGGCACCTGAGATTTTGACGATTAAAGGATACGACGGAGCGAAAACGGATATCTGGTCTTGTGGAATTATTCTGTATGTAATGGTCGCCGGTTATTTCCCGTTCTACGATCAAAATCTGATGCTAATGTACAAAAAAATCTACAAAGGCGAATTCCGGTGTCCGAGATGGATGTCTTCCGATGTTAAGCGGATATTATCTCGTCTTTTGGATATAAATCCGGCAACGAGAATAACGATTGAAGAGATAATAAGAGATCCATGGTTTAGAAAGGGATTGAAATTTATCAAATTCTCTGAGGAGGAAGAAATAAAGAGTAATTCATTATCGAATtgtttgaatgcgtttgataTAATTTCTTTCTCTCCAGGTTTGGACATTTCGAGATTGTTCAGATCGAACAATTCAGTGGATGATTTGGAGAGGACGGTAGTGGAAGAGTCCCCGGAGAGTGTAATAGAGAAAATTAAAGAGCTGGCAAAAAAGGAGAAGTTCAGGTTGAAGAGGAAAAAAGAATGGGGAGTTGAGATGATAGGGCAAAATGGTAAATTAACAATGAGCCTGGATGTATATCGATTGACCGAACAATTGGTAGTTGTGGAAGTTCAAAAAAGTGGTGGTGATGGTGATTTGTATAAAGATGTATGGAGGAATAAATTGAAACCGGTAATTCTGGGCCAGCAAATAGCAGAGATTCAGGTTTCAGAGAGCTAG
- the LOC132617855 gene encoding uncharacterized protein LOC132617855: protein MFGRWNYNNRRNGTYTFTTLGKKFQEMLSINEYLCLRMTVEPSTEFVYTVHDGGRRFILNLNSKTCSCRMFQLDEIPCPHAWAVIKKKNLVADDYCSDLFKPETVLNTYDVPVDPLPDERE, encoded by the exons ATGTTTGGGAGATGGAATTACAATAATCGGAGAAATGGAACATACACGTTCACTACACTCGGTAAAAAGTTTCAGGAGATGCTATCAATCAACGAGTATCTATGTCTACGAATGACG GTAGAACCGTCAACCGAATTCGTGTACACAGTACATGATGGAGGAAGGCGATTCATTCTTAATTTGAATAGCAAAACTTGCAGTTGTCGTATGTTTCAACTAGATGAAATCCCCTGCCCGCATGCATGGGCtgtcattaaaaagaaaaatctggTTGCTGATGATTATTGCTCTGATTTGTTCAAACCGGAGACCGTGTTGAATACATATGATGTACCTGTGGATCCTCTACCCGATGAGCGTGAATGA
- the LOC132606523 gene encoding LOB domain-containing protein 15, translating to MSRERERLDEIGKKLKTEIDAYNSQLHMQHQMGRRQVLGPAAGGATLNNVTPCAACKLLRRRCAEECPFSPYFSPHEPQKFAAVHKVFGASNVSKLLLEVPVGQRADAANSLVYEANVRLRDPVYGCMGAISALQQQLQNLQAEFNAIRAEILRYKYREAANSLIASISTSVAPELPQAPPTPPPPPSVVMVSSSSSSTSSASSNLYTPSSSVANFSAITNNSISYFDQ from the exons ATGTCAAGAGAAAG GGAGAGATTGGATGAGATCGGAAAGAAGTTAAAGACAGAGATCGATGCATATAATTCACAGTTACATATGCAACACCAAATGGGCAGAAGACAGGTATTAGGGCCTGCTGCAGGAGGAGCAACGttgaataatgttacaccttgtgcTGCTTGTAAGCTTTTAAGAAGAAGATGTGCGGAGGAATGCCCTTTTTCTCCTTATTTCTCCCCACATGAACCCCAGAAGTTTGCTGCTGTCCATAAAGTCTTTGGTGCCAGCAATGTTTCCAAGTTGCTCCTG GAGGTACCAGTGGGTCAAAGAGCAGATGCAGCAAATAGTTTGGTATATGAAGCAAATGTGAGGCTAAGGGATCCTGTCTACGGATGCATGGGTGCAATTTCAGCTTTGCAACAGCAACTTCAGAATTTACAAGCTGAGTTTAATGCAATTAGGGCTGAAATTCTGAGATACAAATATAGAGAAGCTGCCAATAGTCTTATTGCATCTATTTCCACTTCAGTGGCGCCTGAGCTGCCCCAAGCTCCTCCTACTCCGCCACCACCACCGTCTGTGGTGATggtctcctcctcctcctcttccacTTCGTCGGCTTCATCTAATTTGTACACACCTTCTTCTAGTGTGGCAAATTTTAGTGCCATTACCAACAATAGCATATCGTATTTTGATCAGTAA